From one Thermococcus sp. Bubb.Bath genomic stretch:
- a CDS encoding lipopolysaccharide assembly protein LapB, whose amino-acid sequence MSEVKADWENALAEKNCERLLELFDDYMDSIDDEEELKAELKRLKEVVVECEDPYELAGEIGHLYAHLDEPDEGIELYKRLVEMKKDDPEEYATALYYLADAYEGYGMADKAVETYEKLLEHEENVLKNEKEIGLTLANLAVNYDELGETEKAIELMTRAREIFERIKDEKNGLISLLDLAHFKYELGEYDEAETLIKEVLRNPRDDEIEINARLIEAEIWAGRNDYGKAFKALRDALVKAIDVNDEIFELVFETLTDFIEGLFNEGSYETVAKNMEAFAELFEDDTAHFFRAIAELAKWKAGDEEAKKRFDELYSKVENEDLKAILDEWKRPKLTLGLGL is encoded by the coding sequence ATGAGTGAGGTTAAGGCCGATTGGGAGAATGCCCTCGCCGAGAAGAACTGCGAGAGGCTCCTTGAACTGTTTGACGATTACATGGACTCCATAGATGATGAGGAGGAGCTCAAAGCGGAACTCAAGAGGCTGAAGGAGGTTGTCGTTGAGTGCGAGGACCCCTACGAGCTCGCAGGAGAAATTGGGCACCTCTACGCACACCTCGACGAGCCAGATGAGGGAATAGAGCTCTACAAGAGGCTCGTTGAGATGAAGAAGGACGATCCCGAGGAGTACGCGACCGCGCTTTATTACCTCGCCGACGCTTACGAGGGCTACGGAATGGCTGATAAGGCAGTTGAGACCTATGAGAAGCTTCTTGAGCACGAGGAGAACGTCCTGAAGAACGAGAAGGAGATAGGTCTGACTCTGGCCAACCTCGCGGTTAACTACGACGAGCTTGGAGAGACGGAAAAGGCAATAGAGCTCATGACCCGGGCCAGAGAGATTTTTGAGAGGATAAAAGACGAGAAGAACGGTCTCATAAGCCTCCTTGATTTGGCTCACTTCAAGTACGAGCTGGGCGAATACGACGAGGCAGAAACACTCATAAAGGAAGTCCTCAGGAACCCACGGGACGACGAGATAGAGATAAACGCCAGACTAATAGAGGCTGAAATCTGGGCTGGAAGGAACGATTACGGAAAAGCATTCAAGGCCCTCCGCGATGCCCTGGTTAAGGCGATAGATGTCAACGACGAGATATTCGAGCTCGTCTTCGAGACCCTCACCGACTTCATAGAGGGACTCTTCAACGAGGGCTCCTACGAGACCGTAGCGAAGAACATGGAGGCCTTTGCAGAGCTCTTCGAAGATGACACCGCCCACTTTTTCAGGGCCATCGCGGAACTCGCCAAATGGAAGGCTGGAGATGAGGAGGCCAAGAAGCGCTTTGACGAGCTCTACTCCAAAGTTGAGAACGAGGACTTAAAGGCTATACTCGACGAGTGGAAGAGGCCGAAGCTGACCCTTGGTCTAGGCCTCTGA